A region of the Gemmatimonadaceae bacterium genome:
CGAGCGCAGCGATCAGGGATCTGGCAAGATTGCACCCCGGCATCACCGGCATCACTGAACGGCGGCGCGGGGCTCATTTTGCCCGCAACACCGGCGCTCTGGCATCACGCGGCACGATTCTCTACTTCACCGACGACGACATGCTTGCCGACCCTCACATGTTGATGCGTATCGTCGAGGGGTTCGTTGACGGCGCAAACGTGGCTTCCGTCACCGGCCGCGTTCTTCCCAAGTGGGATACAGAGCCTCCTCGGTGGATTCTCGAGCACTGCCGCAACGCGCTCCTCAGCCTCAACGACCTCGGCGAAAGCCTCATCGTCGCGGACGACGATCCTGGAGTCTTCAGTTGTCATCAGGCCATAACACGCGACGCTTTCATGCGCGCTGGCGGATTCAACCCGGATACCAACGCCGGGGAGTTTACCGGTGACAACGAGACCGGTCTCAACATCAAGGTGAAAAAACTTGGCTACCGGTTCGCGTACGTCCCCTTGGCGGTGACGCATCACATCATTCCCGCTTCGCGAATGACACAGCGATATGTCAACTCGCGTCTCGCCGATCAGGGATACTGCGATAGCTACACTGATTACCGGAAGCTCGTGCCCGGACGGGCGCGATTGATCCGCCGTATCGCAGCACACTCGGGTTTTGCAGCTCGCGCGCTGGTGACCGCAGTTGCCCGGCGGGCAGCGGGGAAGTCGGCCTGGCGGATCGATCTGGCACGCGCCTTCTACCACCGCAATCGGGCCAGGTACGATGTGCGGCTCATACGGCACGAAGAGTGGAGGCGGTTTGCAATGCGGGATGACTGGCTTGACACCCCGCAATCCGGCGACCGTTGAAGCTCGCGTACGTAACGACTTACGACGCGCACGACGCAAGTCAGTGGTCGGG
Encoded here:
- a CDS encoding glycosyltransferase, whose amino-acid sequence is MTELPPLPFISVIIPTFNRSRMLNETVETIVRQSYPAESRELILVDNNSTDSTSAAIRDLARLHPGITGITERRRGAHFARNTGALASRGTILYFTDDDMLADPHMLMRIVEGFVDGANVASVTGRVLPKWDTEPPRWILEHCRNALLSLNDLGESLIVADDDPGVFSCHQAITRDAFMRAGGFNPDTNAGEFTGDNETGLNIKVKKLGYRFAYVPLAVTHHIIPASRMTQRYVNSRLADQGYCDSYTDYRKLVPGRARLIRRIAAHSGFAARALVTAVARRAAGKSAWRIDLARAFYHRNRARYDVRLIRHEEWRRFAMRDDWLDTPQSGDR